One part of the Truepera radiovictrix DSM 17093 genome encodes these proteins:
- a CDS encoding pectin acetylesterase-family hydrolase, which translates to MFGLAPRGAHGLLALVLLLGACVQPPVDPSPDPEPPAAAPTLPDLTPGVWTALSPGGETTCSDGSPYTFFVRPGTVNKVVVDFEGGGACWNDGTCGPNGPYQPNLAASMSARYREENPTGLYDKSNPENPVRDWYHVFVSYCTADVHLGDSVETYTTPQGERTVYHKGQANVRAVLAWMAEHFSAPEAVFVTGCSAGAYGAALYTAELAAMYPEADVSQMGDCGAGIIPESFVQEGLNRWNIEGALPAGVDLEEGVPATFLADAYVVIGQQFPEARLSQYNSAFDGVQIAFYARMLERNLQDPEALQEVAEAWFTGLVTSLQGIQVELPSFSSYTSLLDDNDDLQDGTAHCLLFRPEFYTLVTSEVRFVDWLGDLIAGESGQTVFTPLPEALEPPVAVGASR; encoded by the coding sequence ATGTTTGGATTAGCCCCTCGAGGCGCCCACGGCCTCCTCGCCCTCGTCCTCCTCCTCGGCGCCTGCGTGCAGCCGCCGGTGGATCCCAGCCCCGACCCCGAGCCGCCCGCTGCGGCGCCGACGCTGCCCGACCTGACGCCCGGCGTCTGGACCGCCCTCTCGCCGGGGGGGGAGACGACCTGCTCAGACGGTTCGCCCTACACCTTTTTCGTCCGCCCCGGGACGGTCAACAAGGTGGTGGTGGACTTCGAGGGGGGTGGCGCCTGCTGGAACGACGGCACGTGCGGTCCCAACGGGCCCTATCAACCCAACCTCGCCGCCTCGATGAGCGCGCGCTACCGCGAGGAGAACCCCACCGGGTTGTACGACAAGAGCAACCCCGAGAACCCCGTGCGCGACTGGTACCACGTGTTCGTGAGCTACTGCACCGCCGACGTGCATCTGGGTGACAGCGTCGAGACCTACACCACGCCGCAGGGCGAGCGCACGGTCTACCACAAGGGACAGGCGAACGTCCGCGCGGTGCTCGCCTGGATGGCGGAGCACTTCAGCGCCCCCGAAGCGGTGTTCGTCACGGGGTGCAGCGCTGGCGCCTACGGCGCGGCGCTCTACACCGCTGAGCTCGCCGCGATGTACCCCGAAGCCGACGTCAGCCAGATGGGTGACTGCGGGGCCGGCATCATTCCCGAGAGCTTCGTTCAGGAGGGCCTGAACCGCTGGAATATCGAGGGGGCGTTGCCCGCAGGGGTCGACCTCGAGGAGGGCGTCCCCGCGACCTTTTTGGCCGACGCGTACGTCGTGATCGGCCAGCAGTTCCCCGAGGCGCGCCTGTCGCAGTACAACAGCGCCTTCGACGGGGTGCAGATCGCCTTTTACGCGCGGATGCTGGAGCGCAACCTGCAAGACCCCGAGGCGCTGCAGGAGGTGGCCGAAGCGTGGTTTACGGGGCTCGTCACCTCGTTGCAGGGCATTCAGGTGGAGCTGCCGAGCTTTTCGAGCTACACCAGCTTGCTCGACGACAACGACGACCTGCAAGACGGCACCGCGCACTGCCTGCTCTTCCGACCCGAGTTCTACACCTTGGTGACGTCGGAGGTGCGTTTCGTCGACTGGCTGGGGGACCTCATCGCGGGGGAGTCGGGGCAGACGGTCTTTACGCCGCTCCCCGAAGCGCTCGAGCCGCCGGTAGCGGTAGGGGCCAGCAGGTAG
- a CDS encoding HD domain-containing protein — protein MADTPVSHPALSREGALELMRAWTASESLRSHMLAVESAVAAYARHYGEDETLWRVTALLHDFDYERYPEPSESGHPFVGVAYLREQGFPEEVLEAILGHADYSGVPRRSRLAKVLYACDELTGLITAAVLVRPDKDIGNLELKSLKKKFKDKAFARGVSRDDVVRGAQELGVELWEHAAFVLRAMQEDAEVLGLGGDRA, from the coding sequence ATGGCAGACACGCCTGTTTCTCACCCCGCGCTGTCGCGCGAAGGGGCGCTGGAACTCATGCGCGCCTGGACCGCTTCGGAGAGCCTGCGGAGCCACATGCTCGCCGTTGAGAGCGCCGTGGCCGCCTACGCCCGCCACTACGGCGAGGACGAGACGCTGTGGCGCGTCACGGCGCTGTTGCACGACTTCGACTACGAGCGCTACCCGGAGCCGAGCGAAAGCGGCCACCCGTTCGTCGGGGTGGCCTACTTGCGCGAGCAGGGCTTTCCCGAGGAGGTCCTGGAGGCCATCCTCGGTCACGCCGACTACTCGGGGGTGCCGCGCAGGTCGCGGCTCGCGAAGGTGCTCTACGCGTGCGACGAGCTCACGGGTCTCATCACCGCCGCGGTGCTCGTGCGCCCCGACAAAGACATCGGCAACCTCGAGCTAAAAAGCCTCAAAAAGAAATTCAAGGACAAGGCCTTTGCCCGCGGCGTCAGTCGCGACGACGTCGTGCGCGGCGCACAGGAGCTGGGTGTAGAGCTGTGGGAGCACGCCGCGTTCGTGTTGCGGGCGATGCAAGAGGACGCGGAGGTGCTCGGCCTGGGCGGCGACCGCGCCTAA
- the lepB gene encoding signal peptidase I yields the protein MTTDTHKGDPKAGKRAAKGSGSRFWREVRGYAEALIIAFLIVTFVFTTVGVVGSSMQPTLDGGSGRLPQSLFTGDRVFIPKYDTWLRRMGLLGPYPLGDIVVVREPENAPSLRQGARRAFFIKRVMGRPGDRLRIDNGQVFINGVAVDQSFITDSGEITPDPIDFPVVVVQNGQVVGFQGLVRGTFDPLTGGPAPVGGEAMTFFYGDTIAALAPIPEGAPEGEPFLHELIVPEGHYFVMGDNRQASRGGSEDSRYFGPIDSIAIAGRATAVIWPPRRDGAWNWRRLTPPAAFGAIPDPDGQTDQTERQPEGAATALALTP from the coding sequence ATGACTACCGACACCCACAAGGGCGATCCCAAGGCGGGAAAACGCGCCGCCAAAGGATCGGGCAGCCGCTTCTGGCGCGAAGTGAGGGGCTACGCCGAAGCGCTTATCATCGCGTTTTTGATCGTCACCTTCGTCTTTACCACCGTGGGCGTCGTCGGTTCGTCGATGCAACCCACCCTCGATGGCGGCAGCGGCCGGCTCCCGCAGTCGCTCTTTACCGGCGACCGCGTCTTTATCCCCAAGTACGACACGTGGCTGCGCCGTATGGGCCTCCTCGGACCCTACCCGCTCGGCGACATCGTCGTCGTCCGTGAACCCGAAAACGCCCCCTCGTTGCGCCAGGGCGCGCGCCGCGCCTTCTTTATCAAACGCGTGATGGGACGCCCCGGCGACCGGCTGCGCATCGACAACGGCCAGGTCTTTATCAACGGGGTCGCGGTCGATCAGAGCTTTATCACCGACTCCGGCGAGATCACCCCCGACCCCATCGATTTTCCCGTGGTGGTCGTGCAAAACGGTCAGGTCGTGGGCTTTCAGGGGCTGGTGCGCGGCACGTTCGACCCGCTAACGGGCGGCCCCGCACCCGTGGGCGGTGAGGCGATGACCTTTTTTTACGGCGACACCATCGCCGCGCTCGCCCCCATCCCCGAGGGTGCGCCCGAAGGGGAGCCCTTTTTGCACGAGCTCATCGTCCCCGAAGGGCACTACTTCGTCATGGGCGACAACCGGCAGGCGAGCCGCGGCGGCAGCGAGGACTCGCGCTACTTCGGTCCCATCGACAGCATCGCGATCGCCGGACGGGCCACCGCCGTCATCTGGCCCCCGCGCCGAGATGGCGCGTGGAACTGGCGCCGCCTCACCCCGCCAGCGGCGTTTGGGGCGATCCCCGACCCCGACGGCCAAACGGACCAAACGGAGCGGCAACCCGAAGGGGCGGCGACCGCCCTGGCGCTGACGCCGTAA
- a CDS encoding patatin-like phospholipase family protein: METGNAPPKKRVGLILSGGAARGFAHIGLLRVLERAGITVDVIAGTSMGAILGAFYASGHTADDIYRIAKSVTWRDLIDLSLHNGLLKGLKLHAFLASHLPETFGELQTPLVVATTDLESGEEVFIFEGDLITAVRASSCFPGAFEPVTFNGRTLADGGIVNNLPINAVSFLHANFTIAGDATVPRRATLSNPSDEGRWWERMMATFRLERRNPMAQTLLRATDIMGSILTELQYTMHPADLRVQYPMPHLNIESFWALDEIVAIGEWSALQVFVRAGLLPEEALGEVAPPPAVKAFSESTHPPHQGEAAEPTHPALPKALKAKPRAPFKTRG; encoded by the coding sequence ATGGAGACGGGGAACGCGCCACCCAAAAAGCGCGTCGGCCTGATTCTCAGCGGCGGGGCGGCGCGCGGCTTTGCGCATATCGGGCTCTTGCGGGTCTTGGAGCGCGCCGGCATCACCGTGGACGTGATCGCGGGCACCTCGATGGGGGCGATTCTAGGCGCCTTTTACGCGAGCGGCCACACTGCCGACGACATCTACAGGATCGCCAAAAGCGTCACCTGGCGCGACCTCATCGACCTGTCGCTCCACAACGGGCTCCTTAAAGGGCTCAAGCTGCACGCGTTTTTGGCGTCGCACCTACCCGAGACCTTCGGCGAACTGCAAACCCCCTTGGTCGTCGCCACCACCGACCTCGAGAGCGGCGAAGAGGTGTTTATCTTCGAGGGCGACCTGATCACGGCGGTGCGGGCCTCGAGCTGCTTTCCGGGGGCTTTCGAGCCGGTCACCTTTAACGGCCGCACGCTCGCCGACGGCGGCATCGTCAACAACCTGCCGATCAACGCCGTGTCGTTTTTACACGCCAACTTCACCATCGCCGGCGACGCCACCGTACCGCGCCGCGCCACCCTCAGCAACCCGAGCGACGAGGGGCGGTGGTGGGAGCGGATGATGGCCACCTTTCGGCTCGAGCGCCGCAACCCGATGGCGCAGACCCTGCTGCGCGCCACCGACATCATGGGGAGTATCCTCACCGAGCTGCAGTACACCATGCACCCCGCTGATCTGCGCGTGCAGTACCCCATGCCGCACCTCAACATCGAGTCGTTCTGGGCGCTCGACGAGATCGTGGCGATCGGCGAGTGGAGCGCGCTGCAGGTCTTTGTGCGCGCGGGGCTCCTCCCCGAGGAGGCCTTGGGGGAGGTCGCACCCCCCCCGGCCGTCAAAGCGTTCAGCGAGAGCACCCACCCCCCACACCAGGGCGAAGCGGCGGAACCGACGCACCCTGCGCTCCCCAAGGCGCTCAAAGCCAAACCGCGCGCACCCTTTAAAACCAGAGGCTAG
- a CDS encoding S1C family serine protease — translation MKTRQVALTLSLSAVLGAGALGLWANAQEDAAQEGTQVSQQALEVAPNGALIEDERNTIEVVQNYGPSVVAVNVAVRGQPFDPFSDLPFDPRQLPPEFRRFFEQFRFPDQEPRVREGSGSGFVVTEAGRIVTNYHVIEGAVDLASTSDEQGIGLVEGGSITVSFQDDPEAELPVRVVGINTDYDLALLELENPDDLPEGVQPIPIADSDAVQVGQKVIAIGNPLGFSFTVTTGIVSAIEREVTGFGGIDIPYIQTDAAINRGNSGGPLLNSSGELIGVNNAIITPSGAFAGIGLAVPSNLLSESLAALEEGGLGGFIGQLENPNRPVIGITSQVSVSEYPEELRGSINLPDDGAVITSVAPGSPAAEAGLQAAQFAVTAAGRTWPVGGDIITAVDGQAISTIRDLQNIVFERQPGDTVELTLWRDGQERQVEVTLVAARELTPSGQEE, via the coding sequence ATGAAAACACGACAGGTAGCTTTAACCCTTAGCCTGAGCGCCGTCTTGGGCGCCGGTGCGCTCGGCCTCTGGGCAAACGCGCAAGAGGACGCGGCGCAAGAGGGTACCCAGGTCAGCCAGCAGGCGCTCGAGGTCGCCCCAAACGGCGCTCTTATCGAAGACGAACGCAACACCATCGAGGTGGTGCAGAACTACGGTCCCAGCGTCGTCGCGGTCAACGTCGCGGTGCGCGGTCAACCCTTTGACCCCTTTTCCGACCTCCCCTTCGACCCGCGCCAGCTGCCACCCGAGTTCCGCCGCTTTTTCGAGCAGTTCCGCTTCCCCGACCAAGAACCGCGCGTCCGTGAGGGGAGCGGTAGCGGCTTCGTCGTGACCGAAGCGGGCCGCATCGTTACCAACTATCACGTGATCGAGGGTGCGGTCGACCTCGCGAGCACCTCCGACGAGCAGGGCATCGGGCTCGTCGAAGGGGGCAGCATCACGGTGTCGTTCCAAGACGACCCCGAAGCCGAGCTGCCCGTGCGCGTCGTCGGCATCAACACCGACTACGACCTCGCCCTTTTAGAGCTCGAAAACCCAGACGACCTCCCCGAGGGTGTGCAACCCATCCCCATCGCCGACTCCGACGCGGTGCAGGTCGGCCAAAAGGTGATCGCCATCGGCAACCCGCTCGGGTTTTCGTTTACCGTCACGACGGGGATCGTTTCAGCCATCGAGCGCGAAGTCACCGGCTTTGGCGGCATCGACATCCCCTACATCCAAACCGACGCCGCGATTAACCGCGGCAATTCGGGGGGGCCTCTGCTCAACTCGAGCGGCGAGCTGATCGGCGTCAACAACGCCATCATCACCCCCTCCGGAGCCTTTGCCGGCATCGGCCTGGCGGTGCCGAGCAACCTGCTCAGCGAAAGCTTGGCGGCGCTCGAGGAGGGGGGCCTCGGCGGCTTTATCGGGCAGCTAGAAAACCCCAACCGCCCCGTGATCGGCATTACCTCGCAGGTGAGCGTCAGCGAGTACCCCGAGGAGCTGCGCGGTTCGATCAACCTGCCCGACGACGGCGCGGTCATCACCTCGGTAGCGCCGGGCTCCCCAGCAGCCGAAGCGGGGTTGCAAGCGGCGCAGTTCGCCGTCACCGCCGCCGGCCGGACGTGGCCGGTCGGGGGCGACATCATCACCGCCGTCGACGGCCAAGCGATCAGCACCATCCGCGACCTTCAAAACATCGTCTTCGAGCGTCAACCCGGCGACACGGTCGAGCTGACCCTCTGGCGCGACGGCCAGGAGCGCCAAGTCGAAGTCACCTTGGTCGCGGCGCGTGAGCTGACCCCTTCGGGACAGGAGGAGTAG
- a CDS encoding DUF368 domain-containing protein codes for MRDVDASYSQPARHPLPAATDAAPERTPKDYGALVLKGFAMGSCDIVPGVSGGTMALILGIYEELIGSIRGLARPPFWRALVRGRLLEAFRVGNLSFLLAVGGGIVLAVLTLARVLEHFLAQQPVLVWSFFFGLIAASVLTVGARVARWTPATLAAFAFGALFAFVLVGLRPTQTPETAWFLFLSGAIAVCALILPGISGAFILVLLGKYQYILAALNRGDVATLLTLMSGMVVGILLFTQVLGWMFRRFHDLTVALLCGFMLGALRSVWPWKAASEAGALGVNVWPTVNAELFVALGLMALGFALVYTFDHPRRAAPRP; via the coding sequence ATGCGCGACGTTGACGCCTCCTATAGCCAACCCGCTCGTCACCCGCTCCCCGCGGCCACCGACGCCGCCCCCGAGCGCACCCCCAAGGACTACGGCGCCCTGGTACTCAAGGGCTTTGCCATGGGCAGCTGCGACATCGTGCCGGGGGTTTCGGGGGGCACCATGGCGCTCATCCTGGGCATTTACGAAGAGCTCATCGGCAGCATCCGCGGCCTCGCCCGCCCCCCCTTCTGGCGCGCGCTCGTGCGCGGGCGGCTGCTCGAGGCCTTTCGGGTCGGCAACCTGAGCTTTTTGCTCGCCGTCGGCGGGGGGATCGTGCTCGCCGTCCTGACGCTCGCGCGGGTGCTCGAGCACTTTCTCGCACAGCAGCCCGTCTTGGTGTGGAGCTTTTTCTTCGGGCTCATCGCCGCTTCCGTACTTACCGTCGGCGCGCGCGTCGCCCGCTGGACGCCGGCCACCCTAGCGGCATTTGCTTTTGGCGCCCTCTTCGCCTTCGTGCTCGTCGGCCTCAGACCCACTCAGACGCCCGAGACCGCCTGGTTTCTCTTTTTAAGCGGGGCGATCGCGGTGTGCGCCCTCATCCTGCCCGGCATCTCCGGCGCCTTTATCCTCGTGCTGCTGGGTAAATACCAGTACATCTTGGCGGCCCTAAACCGCGGCGACGTCGCGACCCTCCTCACGCTGATGTCGGGGATGGTCGTCGGCATCCTGCTCTTTACGCAGGTCTTGGGGTGGATGTTCCGGCGCTTTCACGACCTCACCGTGGCGCTGCTCTGCGGCTTTATGTTGGGCGCGCTGCGGAGCGTGTGGCCGTGGAAAGCGGCGTCCGAAGCGGGGGCTCTGGGGGTCAACGTCTGGCCCACGGTGAACGCGGAGCTTTTCGTGGCGCTCGGCCTCATGGCGCTCGGCTTCGCCCTCGTCTACACCTTCGACCACCCCCGCCGCGCCGCGCCGCGCCCTTAA
- a CDS encoding class I SAM-dependent rRNA methyltransferase, which produces MKALERAVSGSVGVSPKGLRRLAGGHRWVFLDDLRRRPDTPAAPAAVEVIGPGGERLGEGWFNPKTKLALRLVTRGERRLGDDLIEARLRAAARYRERVTAGFEGFRVVHSDADGLPGLTVDRYGEVLVLQQHAAALEPWVPLVVETLRALYRPRGILARNTSPVRALEGLPQETRVLFGSVPERVPFREGEVTLFAAPYTGQKTGAFLDQRENHVYAGEHARGRALDVFCYHGGFALQLARRADEVVAVDSSAAALAELERGAAENGPEVARRVSTRRGDAFELLRAAVRAGERFDTVVLDPPAFAKARAHKERALAGYRELNVQALKLLNEGGRLFTASCSHFVDDVAFGEMLEGAARDAGRLLRVLARRGAAACHPELLGLPESRYLSFVGLEVMEVYA; this is translated from the coding sequence ATGAAAGCGCTCGAGCGAGCGGTCAGTGGGAGCGTGGGGGTCAGCCCCAAGGGGTTGCGGCGCCTCGCCGGGGGGCACCGGTGGGTGTTTCTGGACGATTTGCGGCGGCGCCCCGACACACCCGCGGCGCCCGCCGCCGTGGAGGTGATCGGCCCAGGGGGCGAGCGGCTCGGCGAGGGGTGGTTCAACCCCAAAACGAAGCTCGCCCTGCGGCTCGTGACCCGCGGCGAAAGGCGTCTCGGCGACGACCTCATCGAGGCGCGGTTGCGCGCCGCCGCGCGCTACCGCGAACGCGTAACGGCGGGGTTCGAGGGCTTTCGGGTGGTGCATAGCGACGCCGACGGGCTACCCGGCTTGACGGTCGACCGCTACGGCGAGGTGTTGGTGCTGCAGCAGCACGCGGCCGCCCTCGAGCCGTGGGTGCCCCTCGTCGTCGAGACCCTAAGGGCGCTCTACCGGCCGCGCGGCATCCTGGCGCGCAACACAAGCCCCGTGCGCGCGCTTGAGGGCCTGCCGCAGGAGACGCGGGTGCTCTTTGGCAGCGTGCCTGAAAGGGTCCCCTTTCGCGAGGGGGAGGTGACGCTCTTCGCCGCGCCCTACACCGGGCAGAAGACGGGGGCGTTTTTGGACCAGCGCGAAAACCACGTCTACGCGGGCGAGCACGCGCGGGGCCGGGCGCTCGACGTCTTCTGCTACCACGGCGGCTTCGCTCTGCAGCTCGCGCGGCGCGCCGACGAGGTCGTAGCGGTCGACTCGAGCGCGGCGGCGCTCGCCGAACTCGAGCGCGGCGCCGCCGAGAATGGCCCCGAGGTGGCGCGGCGCGTCTCGACCCGGCGCGGCGACGCCTTCGAGCTGCTGCGCGCGGCCGTGCGCGCGGGCGAACGCTTCGACACGGTGGTGCTCGACCCACCCGCTTTCGCCAAGGCGCGCGCGCACAAAGAGCGGGCGCTCGCCGGCTACCGCGAGCTCAACGTGCAGGCGCTCAAGCTCCTCAATGAGGGCGGGCGCCTCTTTACGGCGAGCTGCAGCCACTTCGTCGACGACGTGGCGTTTGGGGAGATGCTCGAGGGGGCGGCGCGGGACGCGGGGCGGCTTCTGCGCGTGCTCGCGCGGCGCGGGGCGGCGGCCTGCCATCCGGAGCTTTTGGGGCTGCCGGAGAGCCGCTACCTGAGTTTCGTGGGGCTCGAGGTGATGGAGGTCTATGCGTAA
- a CDS encoding DUF3248 domain-containing protein has protein sequence MAEETLSRLLREALAAHELSEETLSALASSLLWRFGRAASEGEAGPVVVRVGFAKSARRFAELPRLKSVSDAEVEAAAQEGSLRVEWVGER, from the coding sequence ATGGCTGAGGAGACCCTGTCGCGCCTTCTGCGCGAGGCGCTCGCAGCGCACGAACTCTCCGAAGAGACGCTGAGCGCGCTTGCCTCGAGCCTGCTGTGGCGTTTCGGCCGCGCCGCTAGCGAGGGGGAGGCGGGTCCCGTCGTCGTACGCGTCGGTTTTGCCAAAAGCGCTCGGCGCTTTGCCGAACTGCCCCGGCTCAAAAGCGTTTCCGACGCCGAAGTCGAGGCAGCTGCGCAAGAGGGCTCGTTGCGCGTAGAATGGGTGGGAGAACGCTAA
- a CDS encoding DUF3809 domain-containing protein: MKIAHAVHFTFDLALRLPDAVAFVQDVRTSLCKASFLHDMQVTQVGELQHVRASIPINAALFGQRELSFESVAKPEPRGATLSPLPFSEPRLGWAEVAGRAAVSPLPSGSRVTYDFDITIHLDLPEPEKWGGRALLKMIHFTAQRVLESIAAEFPRAVQMAAAERVAAGST, translated from the coding sequence ATGAAGATCGCCCACGCCGTCCACTTCACCTTCGACCTCGCGCTGAGGTTGCCGGACGCCGTGGCGTTCGTCCAGGACGTTCGGACGAGCCTCTGTAAAGCCTCGTTTTTGCACGACATGCAGGTGACGCAGGTCGGCGAGCTGCAGCACGTGCGCGCGAGCATCCCGATCAACGCTGCGCTCTTCGGCCAGCGCGAGCTCTCTTTTGAGAGCGTCGCCAAACCCGAACCGCGCGGCGCTACCCTCTCGCCGCTCCCCTTTAGCGAGCCGCGCCTCGGTTGGGCCGAGGTCGCCGGTCGCGCTGCGGTGAGCCCCTTGCCGAGCGGCAGCCGGGTCACCTATGACTTCGACATCACCATCCACCTCGACCTCCCCGAACCCGAGAAGTGGGGCGGGCGGGCCCTTTTAAAGATGATCCACTTCACCGCGCAGCGCGTGTTGGAGAGTATCGCCGCCGAGTTCCCGCGGGCGGTGCAGATGGCCGCCGCCGAGCGCGTGGCAGCCGGTTCGACCTAA